One Homo sapiens chromosome 3, GRCh38.p14 Primary Assembly genomic window carries:
- the RTP2 gene encoding receptor-transporting protein 2 isoform X1, translating to MCTSLTTCEWKKVFYEKMEVAKPADSWELIIDPNLKPSELAPGWKQYLEQHASGRFHCSWCWHTWQSAHVVILFHMFLDRAQRAGSVRMRVFKQLCYECGTARLDESSMLEENIEGLVDNLITSLREQCYEEDGGQYRIHVASRPDSGPHRAEFCEACQEGIVHWKPSEKLLEEEVTTYTSEASKPRAQAGSGYNFLSLRWCLFWASLCLLVVYLQFSFLSPAFF from the exons ATGTGTACCAGCTTGACCACTTGTGAGTGGAAGAAAGTCTTCTATGAGAAGATGGAGGTGGCAAAGCCAGCGGACAGCTGGGAGCTCATCATAGACCCCAACCTCAAGCCCAGTGAGCTGGCCCCTGGCTGGAAGCAGTACCTGGAGCAGCACGCCTCAGGCAG GTTCCACTGCTCCTGGTGCTGGCACACCTGGCAGTCTGCCCATGTGGTCATCCTCTTCCACATGTTCCTGGACCGCGCCCAGCGGGCGGGCTCGGTGCGCATGCGCGTCTTCAAGCAGCTGTGCTATGAGTGCGGCACGGCGCGGCTGGACGAGTCCAGCATGCTGGAGGAGAACATCGAGGGCCTGGTGGACAACCTCATCACCAGCCTGCGCGAGCAGTGCTACGAGGAGGATGGTGGCCAGTACCGCATCCACGTGGCCAGCCGCCCGGACAGCGGGCCGCATCGTGCAGAGTTCTGTGAGGCCTGCCAGGAGGGCATCGTTCACTGGAAGCCCAGCGAGAAGCTGCTGGAGGAGGAGGTGACCACCTACACCTCTGAAGCCTCCAAGCCGAGGGCCCAGGCGGGATCCGGCTACAACTTCTTGTCTCTTCGCTGGTGCCTCTTCTGGGCCTCTCTCTGCCTGCTCGTTGTTTACCtgcagttctccttcctcagtcctGCCTTCTTTTAG